From the Desulfosarcina sp. BuS5 genome, one window contains:
- a CDS encoding pyridoxamine 5'-phosphate oxidase family protein — MELNDKVKEVLTNKNRINILSTANKNGETDVAVFGSALLTEKNTVSFVLKETSRSLANIKENPYASCLVLLPAAGAKGFQVKGHRFYLK, encoded by the coding sequence ATGGAACTAAATGATAAAGTAAAAGAAGTATTGACCAACAAAAACAGAATAAACATATTAAGCACGGCAAATAAAAATGGTGAAACTGATGTTGCTGTTTTTGGCTCTGCATTGCTAACCGAGAAAAACACAGTTTCCTTTGTTCTCAAAGAAACATCAAGGTCTTTAGCGAATATAAAAGAAAATCCATATGCATCGTGCTTGGTTCTTTTACCGGCGGCCGGTGCTAAGGGATTTCAGGTCAAAGGCCACCGCTTCTACCTTAAATGA
- a CDS encoding permease, producing MIEFLIKVCASTTGLLLDSAIYILGGLLFSGLFSLCLSPEAISKHLGKGRFSSVLKAALLGIPLPLCSCGVLPAAVSLKRQGANSGATTAFLISTPESGVDSIAVSYALLDPVLTIALFSVTFGLVIDQIYLIMNISPQAIIGKASEMLPLWLQIAGTVIIVLISVKPFCRIITVWRNKNF from the coding sequence ATGATTGAATTTCTTATAAAAGTATGTGCTTCTACCACGGGTCTTCTGCTTGATTCAGCAATCTATATCCTTGGGGGGCTTCTTTTCAGCGGACTGTTCAGTCTCTGCCTGAGCCCTGAAGCAATCTCAAAGCATCTTGGAAAAGGGCGTTTCAGTTCTGTCTTAAAAGCTGCGCTCCTGGGGATTCCCCTTCCGCTTTGTTCATGCGGTGTTTTACCTGCCGCGGTGTCACTAAAAAGACAAGGGGCCAATAGCGGCGCAACAACTGCTTTCCTGATTTCAACACCGGAATCCGGGGTTGACTCAATTGCCGTTTCTTATGCCCTGCTTGACCCGGTGCTGACGATTGCCCTCTTTTCAGTTACCTTTGGCCTGGTGATTGATCAAATTTACCTTATTATGAATATATCTCCCCAGGCAATTATCGGAAAAGCATCCGAGATGCTTCCCCTGTGGTTGCAGATTGCCGGGACAGTAATTATTGTTTTGATATCTGTAAAACCGTTTTGCAGAATTATCACGGTATGGAGAAATAAAAACTTTTAA
- the murI gene encoding glutamate racemase, with protein MIGVFDSGIGGLTVVRALLDQVPGYDIVYFGDTARTPYGSKSPDTVIGYALEDTEFLLDKGAQLIVVACNTASSVAFENITAKYDVPVFEVITPAVELSIKNSRSLKIGVIGTRATVSSGAYERKIREVKPAAKIYSKACPLLVPLVEEGWFNKPETVMIVKKYLHSLKVRQIDTLVLGCTHYPLLKNTIQRKIGKRVFIADSSLAVAREIKKFLSGHPGVEQKISKKGLTKFFVSDITPQFEKTARMILKKDIQLVHIKP; from the coding sequence ATGATAGGCGTTTTTGATTCAGGTATAGGGGGGCTTACGGTTGTCAGAGCATTGCTTGACCAGGTTCCGGGATATGACATCGTTTATTTTGGCGACACAGCGCGTACACCATACGGGAGCAAGAGTCCTGATACGGTAATCGGGTACGCCCTTGAGGATACGGAATTCCTTTTAGATAAAGGAGCACAACTAATAGTAGTGGCATGTAACACAGCCTCGAGTGTTGCTTTTGAAAACATAACGGCGAAATACGATGTTCCTGTTTTCGAGGTAATTACACCTGCGGTGGAATTGTCAATTAAAAATTCCCGCAGCCTTAAAATAGGAGTTATCGGTACAAGGGCAACAGTAAGCAGCGGCGCTTATGAAAGAAAAATAAGGGAGGTCAAACCTGCTGCAAAAATATATTCAAAGGCCTGCCCCCTTCTGGTTCCGCTTGTTGAGGAAGGGTGGTTCAATAAACCCGAAACCGTTATGATTGTTAAAAAATATTTACATTCTTTAAAGGTCAGGCAGATAGATACCCTTGTTTTAGGTTGCACGCATTACCCGTTACTAAAGAATACTATACAAAGAAAAATCGGCAAAAGAGTTTTTATAGCCGATTCTTCCTTAGCAGTTGCAAGGGAAATTAAAAAATTTTTATCCGGGCATCCCGGGGTCGAGCAAAAAATCAGTAAAAAGGGATTAACAAAATTTTTTGTTTCTGATATTACCCCGCAGTTTGAAAAAACAGCAAGAATGATCTTGAAAAAGGATATACAATTAGTACATATAAAACCATAG
- the recR gene encoding recombination mediator RecR, protein MNYYPLSICNLIKNITKLPGIGQKTAERLAMHILHAPRREAELLAGSILDVKNKVKKCSLCFALSDDGICNICGNPARNSGLLCIVEKVADMVAIEKSGSFKGLYHILGGVLSPMDGIGPENIRIAELVNRVGQAEIKEVVIATSTSVEGDATASYLAQLLQKYQIKVTRIASGVPIGGELKYVDQVTMKRAMETRHTL, encoded by the coding sequence ATGAATTACTATCCTTTATCAATATGTAACCTGATAAAAAATATTACCAAACTGCCGGGGATCGGACAAAAAACTGCTGAACGTCTTGCAATGCATATACTGCATGCCCCCCGCCGGGAGGCCGAACTTCTTGCCGGCAGTATTCTTGATGTTAAGAACAAAGTAAAGAAATGTTCATTATGTTTTGCCCTAAGTGATGACGGTATCTGTAATATCTGCGGCAATCCCGCCAGAAATTCAGGATTGTTGTGCATTGTCGAGAAGGTTGCCGATATGGTAGCTATAGAAAAATCAGGTTCTTTTAAAGGGCTCTATCATATCCTGGGAGGTGTTTTGTCCCCAATGGATGGAATCGGGCCTGAAAATATCAGGATCGCTGAACTTGTAAACCGGGTCGGCCAGGCTGAAATCAAGGAAGTGGTAATTGCCACCAGCACCAGTGTCGAGGGGGATGCTACAGCATCCTACCTGGCGCAACTTCTTCAAAAATATCAAATAAAAGTAACAAGAATTGCTTCAGGCGTGCCGATTGGAGGCGAGCTTAAATATGTTGATCAGGTTACCATGAAGAGAGCAATGGAAACAAGACATACGTTGTGA
- a CDS encoding PP2C family protein-serine/threonine phosphatase, producing MIAVESAGLTDVGKKRKGNEDALVLDDTLSLYMVADGMGGHLAGEVASKIVVDTIPDFLRDPQGVQGETADLEDESLSTEAKRLLSSIEQANHEVFSSAQKKESCRGMGSTVSAIYFTDQTFIAANVGDSPIYLVHNGDIETVSVPHTVLAQQAALDPDKAERFESRYKHILTRAIGVNESVQSDICESQSFKDDIFIICSDGLSDKVSPEEIRDVVNIQSPAKACHTLVDIANKRGGDDNITVIVVKVIKTGKKDKCRIVKLFLRIAGGLSNIPLIKIFKK from the coding sequence ATGATTGCTGTTGAATCTGCAGGCTTAACAGATGTTGGGAAAAAGCGGAAAGGAAATGAAGATGCCCTTGTCCTGGATGATACCCTGAGTCTATATATGGTAGCCGACGGTATGGGAGGGCACCTGGCCGGAGAGGTCGCCAGCAAAATAGTTGTGGATACAATCCCTGACTTTTTGCGTGACCCTCAGGGCGTTCAAGGGGAAACCGCAGATCTTGAAGATGAAAGCCTGTCAACAGAGGCGAAAAGACTGCTTTCCAGCATTGAACAGGCCAATCACGAAGTCTTTAGCAGCGCCCAGAAAAAGGAATCATGTCGCGGAATGGGATCCACAGTATCAGCAATCTATTTTACAGATCAAACATTCATTGCCGCCAATGTAGGCGACAGTCCAATATATTTGGTGCATAACGGAGACATAGAAACTGTTTCTGTGCCGCATACTGTCCTGGCGCAACAGGCTGCACTGGATCCTGACAAGGCGGAACGTTTTGAGAGCAGGTACAAGCATATCCTTACAAGGGCGATCGGAGTTAACGAAAGCGTTCAGTCCGATATATGTGAAAGCCAGTCTTTTAAGGATGATATTTTTATAATCTGCTCAGACGGCCTTTCCGATAAGGTTTCTCCGGAAGAAATACGTGACGTGGTAAATATTCAATCACCCGCAAAAGCCTGCCATACATTGGTGGATATTGCAAACAAGCGGGGGGGGGATGACAATATTACCGTAATTGTAGTGAAAGTAATCAAAACAGGCAAAAAAGATAAATGCAGAATTGTAAAACTATTTTTGCGAATTGCCGGTGGTTTGAGTAATATTCCGTTAATAAAAATATTTAAAAAATGA
- the dnaX gene encoding DNA polymerase III subunit gamma/tau, translating to MSYLVLARKYRPQTFDQVIGQNHVTQTLANAIAQNRVHHAILFAGPRGTGKTTIARILAKAMNCKNGPVASPCNTCRSCREITLSGAADVFEIDGASNNSVDQIRELRENIKYMPAHSLYKIYIIDEVHMLTLSAFNALLKTLEEPPAHVMFIFATTEPHKIPITILSRCQRHDFRRIDAEAIARHMQKLCADEGVEIAIESLGLIAREAGGSMRDALSLLDQVMAAGQGDISHDQVINILGVVDRKIIFEISDAVMRGDLSILLDILDELYDYGHDMKKLYADIVEHFRNMLVAKIGKKVNKLVDLPVHELEMILGQVKGVSATYLNQVFDILFQEESIVKYSERPKLAIEMAFIRILQVKPALPIELLIQKLDDLISNTGDLPANELDEIYKAKIDHYTENNLYREKEPAAQHDFEANVPHVRPVKPVQRSSDDPFQDIENCWGKICNALSSKHPALCAHLKNSSIKKMNGQGLELSVNGNNYNCKTVFQEKNLSIIRKACQDCFGEQTEIKIRAGNSKENNSDKIMESEHLRQEALNHPLINDITEIFSAKVLDVKLLQEVFE from the coding sequence ATGTCCTATCTTGTCCTTGCGCGTAAGTATCGGCCTCAAACTTTTGACCAGGTTATCGGACAAAACCATGTCACCCAAACCCTGGCCAATGCCATTGCACAAAATCGTGTTCACCACGCAATCCTCTTTGCCGGACCAAGGGGCACCGGCAAGACAACCATTGCGCGCATATTGGCCAAGGCGATGAACTGCAAAAACGGGCCGGTTGCATCTCCCTGCAATACTTGTAGATCGTGCCGCGAGATCACTTTATCCGGCGCGGCGGATGTCTTTGAAATTGACGGGGCCTCAAACAACTCTGTCGACCAGATCAGGGAGCTGCGCGAAAATATTAAATATATGCCCGCGCACAGTCTGTATAAAATATATATCATAGATGAAGTCCACATGCTTACACTGTCAGCCTTTAATGCCCTCCTGAAGACTCTGGAAGAGCCGCCTGCGCATGTTATGTTCATCTTTGCCACTACTGAGCCGCACAAGATTCCGATAACCATATTGTCAAGGTGCCAGAGACATGATTTCAGGCGGATAGATGCCGAAGCTATTGCCAGGCATATGCAGAAGCTATGCGCGGATGAAGGGGTAGAGATAGCCATAGAAAGTCTTGGGCTCATAGCGCGTGAAGCAGGCGGAAGCATGCGGGATGCCTTGAGCCTGCTGGATCAGGTGATGGCGGCCGGTCAAGGGGATATATCGCATGACCAGGTCATCAATATCCTGGGAGTTGTCGACAGGAAGATAATTTTTGAAATTTCAGATGCTGTTATGCGCGGCGATCTCTCTATATTGCTTGATATTCTGGATGAACTTTACGATTATGGGCATGATATGAAAAAGTTATATGCCGATATAGTTGAACATTTCCGGAATATGCTTGTAGCCAAAATAGGAAAAAAAGTAAACAAGCTGGTTGATCTCCCAGTACACGAACTGGAAATGATATTGGGGCAGGTAAAAGGAGTATCTGCAACATATTTAAACCAGGTTTTTGATATCCTGTTTCAGGAAGAGTCGATTGTAAAATACTCGGAAAGACCGAAACTGGCGATCGAGATGGCATTTATCAGGATTTTACAGGTTAAGCCTGCTTTGCCCATAGAGCTTCTGATTCAAAAATTAGATGATTTAATAAGTAATACGGGTGACCTGCCGGCAAATGAATTGGATGAAATCTATAAAGCAAAGATAGACCATTACACTGAAAATAATTTATACCGGGAAAAGGAGCCTGCGGCGCAACATGATTTCGAGGCAAATGTCCCGCACGTCCGGCCTGTTAAACCTGTGCAACGCAGCAGTGATGATCCTTTTCAAGATATTGAAAACTGTTGGGGAAAAATCTGTAATGCACTTTCGTCCAAGCATCCTGCGCTTTGCGCTCATTTGAAAAATTCTTCAATAAAAAAAATGAACGGGCAAGGCCTTGAACTATCAGTTAATGGTAACAATTATAACTGCAAAACAGTTTTCCAGGAAAAAAATCTGTCAATTATACGGAAAGCGTGTCAGGATTGTTTTGGAGAGCAAACGGAAATTAAAATCAGAGCTGGAAATAGTAAGGAAAATAATTCAGATAAAATCATGGAGTCGGAGCATTTGCGGCAAGAAGCGTTAAACCATCCGCTGATAAATGATATTACTGAAATTTTTAGCGCTAAAGTTTTAGACGTAAAACTTTTACAGGAGGTGTTTGAATGA
- a CDS encoding ArsR/SmtB family transcription factor produces the protein MDEKKQFQNRINKDLCNVRMIHLERVLYAKQQAIPFKELEVMSMMYKMLGDPTRLKMLMALSDNEMCVCDLAAFTGLTESAVSHQLRRLRDLALVKKRRAGQILYYSLDDEHVEELLEIGLAHIRE, from the coding sequence ATGGATGAAAAAAAACAATTTCAAAATCGGATAAACAAAGACCTTTGCAATGTGCGCATGATTCATCTCGAGAGAGTTTTGTATGCAAAACAACAAGCCATTCCCTTCAAAGAACTCGAAGTTATGTCAATGATGTACAAGATGCTGGGAGATCCCACACGCCTGAAAATGCTTATGGCTCTCAGTGATAATGAGATGTGTGTATGCGATTTGGCTGCATTTACGGGCCTGACAGAGTCGGCCGTATCACATCAATTAAGGAGGCTCCGGGATCTTGCCCTTGTAAAAAAAAGAAGAGCAGGCCAGATTCTTTATTACTCATTAGATGACGAGCATGTGGAGGAGCTTCTTGAAATAGGTCTTGCCCATATACGTGAATAG
- a CDS encoding YkgJ family cysteine cluster protein yields the protein MKPSDIFDCTKCGDCCKGYGGAFVTPDDIIAISDYINAEPEHFIEKFCQISGGKPLIAQGENGYCIFWDEVCTIHPVKPRMCKEWPFIKAVLLDIENWHIMASLCPGIRTDIPMDIVQDYVRKKLSKG from the coding sequence ATGAAACCTTCAGATATTTTTGATTGCACCAAATGCGGTGATTGCTGCAAGGGTTATGGGGGTGCTTTTGTTACTCCTGATGATATAATAGCTATTTCAGATTACATTAACGCCGAGCCTGAGCATTTTATTGAAAAATTTTGTCAAATTTCCGGGGGGAAGCCCCTGATTGCCCAGGGTGAGAATGGCTACTGTATTTTCTGGGATGAAGTATGCACTATTCACCCTGTTAAACCACGCATGTGCAAAGAGTGGCCGTTTATCAAAGCTGTGCTTTTGGATATAGAAAACTGGCACATTATGGCAAGCTTGTGCCCCGGAATACGCACAGATATTCCTATGGATATTGTGCAGGACTATGTGAGGAAAAAACTTTCAAAAGGTTAA
- a CDS encoding glycine radical domain-containing protein has translation MSFNFYQGKENKMRLNNGTIKLVGEKGIGAWNAYIQSWCDLGINHVQFNIVDNETLLAAQEKPEDFEEMIVRVAGYSAQFVGLNKKTQDTIIARTIQEL, from the coding sequence GTGTCTTTTAATTTTTATCAGGGAAAGGAGAACAAAATGAGATTAAATAATGGTACAATAAAATTAGTCGGTGAGAAGGGCATTGGCGCCTGGAATGCTTATATCCAAAGCTGGTGCGATCTTGGAATTAATCATGTTCAGTTTAATATTGTGGATAATGAAACACTGCTCGCTGCTCAGGAAAAACCAGAGGACTTTGAAGAGATGATCGTCCGGGTTGCAGGTTACAGCGCACAGTTTGTAGGACTTAACAAAAAAACACAAGATACAATTATCGCAAGAACAATTCAGGAACTTTAA
- a CDS encoding FHA domain-containing protein: protein MPTLILKFKDKVIKEFALDKGTNITIGRHDKNDVVIDNLAVSGYHAKVDSVGEGFLVTDLQSKNGTFVNEKKINSHYLNNNDVVLIGKHSLAFAYRANESKPDETVADMDRTMVMDTGKYKEMMGKNESEKLENKEGTLSILSGNKEEILLNKKITRIGKAGDSDIIVGGLLTGKTAATISKRPGGYFLSYVEGMNKPKVNGDTMTGSVQLQEFDMISIGSGKMQFVYKN, encoded by the coding sequence ATGCCGACCCTTATATTAAAGTTTAAGGATAAAGTCATCAAAGAGTTCGCCTTGGATAAAGGCACCAACATTACCATCGGACGACATGATAAAAATGATGTGGTAATCGACAATCTGGCGGTTTCCGGATACCACGCCAAAGTGGATTCGGTTGGAGAAGGGTTTCTAGTTACAGACCTGCAGAGTAAAAACGGAACATTTGTCAATGAAAAGAAAATCAATTCCCATTATCTTAATAACAACGATGTTGTGCTTATAGGAAAGCATTCACTTGCATTTGCTTACAGGGCAAATGAATCCAAGCCCGACGAGACTGTTGCCGACATGGATCGTACTATGGTAATGGACACAGGCAAGTATAAAGAGATGATGGGCAAAAACGAGTCTGAAAAACTTGAAAACAAAGAGGGTACCCTTTCAATTCTCTCGGGAAACAAGGAAGAGATACTTTTAAACAAAAAAATTACAAGAATAGGCAAGGCCGGTGATAGTGACATTATTGTCGGAGGGTTGCTGACAGGCAAGACAGCAGCTACCATAAGCAAGCGACCAGGCGGTTATTTCTTAAGCTATGTTGAGGGTATGAACAAGCCGAAAGTGAATGGTGATACTATGACCGGATCCGTCCAGCTACAAGAGTTTGATATGATTTCCATCGGTTCAGGAAAAATGCAGTTTGTTTACAAAAATTAG
- a CDS encoding NAD(P)/FAD-dependent oxidoreductase, with protein MEKKKDLLEKGALVQRDGQTYAIVPHIPGGLCTPEMLRKIADVSDKYNAAAIKLTSASRVAIVGLQEEDLDNVWKDLELSPGAAVGLCVRSIKFCPGTTFCKLGKQDAVGLGMKLDELYHGTKMPSKFKIGVSGCRNACAESWIKDLGLVGEKKGWKVLAGGKAASQPTIGSLIADGLDTDETLALIGRIVERYQQHPKAVRLGVVIEEVGLEQFKKDVGAA; from the coding sequence GTGGAGAAGAAGAAAGATTTGCTGGAAAAGGGAGCCCTGGTGCAAAGAGATGGTCAAACTTATGCAATTGTACCTCATATACCGGGAGGCTTATGCACACCAGAAATGTTAAGAAAGATTGCTGATGTGTCTGATAAATATAATGCCGCCGCTATAAAGCTGACAAGCGCCTCCCGGGTCGCCATTGTGGGGCTTCAGGAAGAAGATCTCGATAATGTCTGGAAAGATCTGGAATTATCACCCGGCGCGGCGGTGGGCCTTTGCGTACGCAGCATCAAGTTTTGCCCGGGCACAACTTTTTGCAAGCTTGGTAAGCAGGATGCGGTTGGACTTGGGATGAAGCTGGATGAATTATATCACGGAACAAAAATGCCGTCCAAGTTTAAAATAGGTGTTTCGGGGTGTAGAAATGCATGCGCCGAGTCCTGGATCAAGGATCTTGGCCTTGTGGGTGAAAAAAAAGGGTGGAAAGTTCTGGCCGGCGGCAAAGCCGCCTCGCAACCGACGATCGGCAGCCTTATTGCAGATGGCCTTGATACGGATGAGACCCTGGCTTTGATCGGCAGAATAGTAGAACGGTACCAGCAACACCCCAAAGCTGTAAGATTAGGGGTGGTTATAGAAGAGGTCGGTCTTGAGCAATTTAAAAAGGATGTGGGCGCAGCCTGA
- a CDS encoding response regulator — MLDNENCRIDTIQIDTILIVDDNPVNNKLIKVILEAAGYKTCCAKNGLECLDKVNEYLPDLILLDIDMPVMNGIDACKYLKKQPEAEGIPVIFVTANLDDNILKEAFNSGGTDYVRKPVNQIELLARIKTTLDSRKFHRERLEKEKLAGVIEMAGAICHEINQPLQSIYAYCETVTLDGQMEKQVYDYFSNIYEQIKRIAEITKKVSRIKKYESRDYLPGRKIVDIEKASEFIR, encoded by the coding sequence ATGCTTGATAACGAAAATTGCCGGATAGATACAATCCAGATAGATACAATACTTATAGTGGATGATAATCCTGTAAATAACAAACTGATAAAAGTAATATTAGAAGCCGCCGGATATAAAACATGCTGTGCAAAAAACGGCCTGGAGTGCCTTGACAAGGTTAATGAATACCTCCCGGATCTTATTTTGCTTGATATTGACATGCCGGTAATGAATGGCATAGATGCCTGCAAATATTTAAAAAAGCAGCCGGAGGCAGAGGGAATTCCGGTAATTTTTGTGACGGCAAATCTGGATGATAATATTCTGAAAGAGGCTTTTAACTCAGGCGGCACAGACTACGTACGAAAACCTGTTAATCAAATTGAGCTGCTGGCAAGAATTAAAACAACATTGGATAGCCGGAAATTTCACAGGGAACGTCTGGAAAAAGAAAAACTTGCCGGTGTGATTGAAATGGCAGGCGCGATATGCCATGAAATCAATCAGCCCTTACAGTCTATATATGCGTATTGTGAGACCGTAACCCTTGACGGGCAAATGGAAAAACAGGTTTATGATTATTTTTCTAACATATATGAACAGATTAAGAGAATAGCGGAAATAACAAAAAAAGTTAGTCGCATAAAAAAATATGAGAGCCGGGACTACCTGCCGGGACGCAAGATAGTTGACATAGAGAAGGCCTCGGAGTTTATTAGGTGA
- a CDS encoding IS3 family transposase (programmed frameshift): protein MGKIRKNYSASFKAKVALETVKKEKTISQLSSEYGVHSNQINQWRKRLLEELPDIFSKKRQKKEKDAEEFQAELYQQIGQLKVELDWLKKKLTFSIDIKRQYIEPNHSLIPVMRQCDLLGINRSTYYYQSCKDESYNLALMRLIDEEYTRYPFYGVEKMTAVLKRQGHTVNPKRIRRLMRLMGLEAIYPKPNLSKASKEHKIYPYLLRGVSIEQVDQVWSTDITYIRLNSGFIYLVAVIDWFSRYVLSYEFSTTLDKDFCIKALQGALKIAKPKIFNTDQGSQFTSDAFTGVLKKADVKISMDGRGRALDNIFVERLWRTVKYERVYLHNYETVREAIQNIGEYFGFYNNERLHQSLDYQTPAEIYFKTFPG, encoded by the exons ATGGGTAAAATTCGAAAAAATTACAGTGCATCATTCAAAGCTAAAGTAGCGCTTGAAACGGTTAAAAAGGAAAAGACGATTTCTCAACTATCTAGTGAATATGGAGTTCATTCAAATCAAATAAATCAATGGCGAAAGCGTCTATTAGAAGAATTGCCCGATATATTTTCAAAAAAGCGTCAAAAAAAAGAAAAAGACGCTGAAGAATTCCAGGCGGAGCTTTACCAACAAATCGGCCAATTAAAGGTCGAATTGGACTGGCTAAAAAAAAAA CTAACCTTCTCAATTGATATAAAGCGTCAATACATTGAGCCGAATCATTCTTTGATACCGGTAATGCGCCAGTGTGATCTTTTGGGAATAAACAGATCAACCTATTACTATCAATCCTGCAAAGATGAGAGCTATAACCTGGCTCTCATGCGATTGATAGACGAAGAATATACCCGATATCCGTTCTACGGTGTTGAAAAAATGACGGCCGTATTAAAGCGACAAGGGCACACTGTTAATCCTAAACGAATAAGACGTTTGATGCGGCTTATGGGACTTGAAGCTATATATCCAAAACCAAATTTGAGCAAAGCATCAAAAGAGCATAAAATTTATCCATACTTGCTGCGAGGCGTTTCCATTGAGCAAGTTGACCAGGTGTGGTCAACGGATATTACCTATATCCGTTTGAATTCAGGTTTTATCTATCTTGTAGCAGTGATAGACTGGTTTAGTCGGTATGTCCTGAGCTACGAATTTTCAACCACATTGGATAAGGATTTTTGTATAAAAGCCTTACAGGGTGCCTTAAAAATTGCAAAACCTAAGATTTTTAACACGGATCAAGGCAGTCAGTTTACCAGTGATGCCTTTACCGGCGTTTTAAAAAAAGCCGATGTGAAGATCAGCATGGACGGCCGGGGCCGTGCTCTGGATAACATTTTCGTAGAGCGCCTTTGGCGTACCGTGAAATATGAACGTGTTTATCTTCACAATTATGAGACCGTCAGGGAGGCTATTCAAAACATTGGAGAATATTTTGGCTTTTACAATAATGAACGACTCCATCAATCTTTGGATTACCAGACCCCGGCAGAGATATATTTTAAAACTTTTCCAGGGTAA
- a CDS encoding DUF4258 domain-containing protein, with translation MISTDDAPGIEWIKEKTKAADYHISEHIIRDFLTKKVTIREIEDAIANGRIIEIHRHPEKGACALLLGYAGEKPIHVMCADDQDGWLLILFAYVPARPMWKDPVNRVKEGGKGMGENLNKCFFCGGKIKQVKVGNFDYRLEGNLYVVKNIPAGLCMQCGEKYITAKASKKINRLIEEDRFGGTEEVFVLKYEQ, from the coding sequence ATGATATCAACCGATGATGCTCCAGGGATCGAATGGATAAAGGAAAAGACAAAGGCCGCCGATTATCATATATCTGAACATATTATCAGGGACTTTTTGACCAAAAAGGTGACCATCCGTGAGATTGAGGATGCCATCGCAAATGGCAGGATAATCGAAATCCACAGGCACCCCGAAAAGGGAGCCTGTGCTCTATTGCTTGGCTATGCGGGAGAAAAGCCGATCCATGTTATGTGCGCTGATGATCAAGACGGCTGGCTGCTTATTCTTTTTGCCTATGTTCCGGCTCGTCCGATGTGGAAAGATCCCGTAAACAGAGTTAAAGAGGGGGGTAAGGGTATGGGTGAAAATTTAAACAAATGTTTTTTTTGCGGAGGTAAGATAAAACAGGTCAAGGTGGGCAATTTCGATTATCGCCTGGAAGGAAATCTTTATGTGGTCAAGAACATTCCGGCCGGTCTGTGCATGCAATGCGGTGAAAAATATATTACCGCTAAGGCCTCAAAAAAAATCAACCGTCTTATTGAGGAGGATAGATTTGGAGGAACCGAAGAGGTTTTTGTATTGAAGTATGAGCAATAA
- a CDS encoding YbaB/EbfC family nucleoid-associated protein, giving the protein MKGMGNMMKQAQKLQSRIAKMQEELADKTVETTSGGGMVKVSANGRQQIISIQIEKEVVDPEDVEMLEDLVLAAVNDALTKSQEMVASEMGKITGGLNIPGLT; this is encoded by the coding sequence ATGAAGGGTATGGGAAATATGATGAAGCAGGCACAGAAGCTTCAGTCACGTATTGCTAAAATGCAGGAAGAGCTGGCAGATAAGACTGTGGAAACCACTTCCGGAGGAGGAATGGTAAAAGTGTCGGCAAATGGCAGACAGCAGATAATATCGATTCAGATAGAAAAAGAGGTTGTGGATCCTGAGGATGTGGAAATGCTGGAAGATCTGGTTCTGGCGGCCGTAAATGATGCCTTGACAAAATCCCAGGAAATGGTTGCGTCAGAGATGGGCAAAATTACCGGAGGTCTTAACATACCTGGTTTGACGTAA